The Amphiura filiformis chromosome 1, Afil_fr2py, whole genome shotgun sequence nucleotide sequence caactgattaaattaagaagaaagtgcccctcaaagagagcactttgtcatttggacccttaaattcacaattttggtcgaggtcgccaaactttgattgcccgccattcgcaaagcgaaatggaatttgaattttttcttgtgacctcacctagggatccatgaaaggtacccctgagccaaaggagagcaaaatccaagagggtgggtgtacactcaatctgtttcgacatggactgacccatttGGATAATACATttgaaattttgtttgaaaatgaaataacatatgtgtacatccatatcaaaacgatgcacttgtcggctgcaacatttgtctcatttcacataatagctaggaattaATACCAGACTCACcacaagtgtaggtcacttcaaatcatcccaaagtaaCATGGTTTAGAAATGTTCTCTGTAATTTTTAAACCatatgacttgggatgatttgaagtaacctacacttgagatgagtctggtattcattctcagctattatgtgaaatgagacacatgtagcagccgacaagtgcatcgttttgatatggatgtacacatatacatCTGGAAAAAATAAACTTTTGCATTTGGAACAATGGACTTCCAGAATAATGAACAGGAATCTACAAAATGGCCAAGTTGTGGTCTTGATCACTACATGCCTTCAACctagtccgacgtgtaggaccttttttttctaagttaccagactatacacatttcacactatgatcactatctcacatggcgcaagaaagacgaatcgcgaaagtccagtgaccgcgccgcccatTTTTTTCAGgaggggcggttagtggatttttgtggttaatctttcttgagcgatcagagttagagtagcCTATTCTTTAATGTTTATAGGGGGGAAACACCTTCCAGATGACTCCTGCAACCTCCTGAAAGATAACATAGaagggtcattcttcggtaaggtgcacgtttgaaggtttggaaaatagacatttcaaaatgatttttctgttaatttttttacagattaagaGAGAGACATGTCTCCAGTGTAGTAAAAAAGTGTTTGGCTCAATCTTTATTAGCAGCTTGATGTAATTTTTTGGCTTTTCTGCAgctaatgtcatctccatcaccgtcgtcatctccgtcacaattgcaatgaagttcaactgataccaaaaatgtgtcacacattgaacatttgttttttacctacagaggaagggagtataaccaagattatgcaacatatcattacatttccatttgaccagttttaaggtcaaagcaaggcattatctgtagagtgacggagatgatgtcaaggaatggaaattctgctgtatcatctccgtcacGTGACGGAAATTATTCTCTTATAGTGAAAATCACCCCTAAACGTCATATCCATCACAAAATTGTGACGGATATGATGGTGATGGTATATTACGAAATTAACAAACTTACGACCCTAGTGGTACAACTATAACATACACATGGTCATTAAAAGAGGTGAATAGAAATAAACgcaactgttgtaattttgaaaaaagtaaaataaataatgcgaacattttaggtatcagaagcgttcggagatgatgattaataaaggtacccacctgtatgagtgaagaaatggttatagtttggatgaatttattgcgccaacatgaggaaaaaatgtctaaataaatTTACTGCATATTGACTTGTGCTCTCTAGGTCAAATaaatgaccttacaaaattagtatttttctcCAGGAGCTTCTAAATTTTCGTGACGGTAGATTACGCAGACATAGGgacaggaaattttagacatatagggtgaaattatttttacttctggctatgaaagatgtgttacaataactttttctacaatatacaataaataaCTTGTCATTCCCGGTGTTTTTACAATGCTGAAGTTATCCACGAAAAGATAtcagcatcaaaaattttgatggccccgatcgggacatggggttttgggggttgtgacaccctgtataagcaattttctcgaaaataagaacttcttttaatattttgatgttttgagatataaaaggaacatcaatactaaacaactgcaaaaaataaaattcgaAATCATGTTTCGTATTTTAGTTATGACTCCTGAAAGTGGAGGGACTGCAATCgtgcaccttaccgaagaatgacccagAAATTACCATACACTTATAAAACACACAGatacaaatatattttattttgaacttTATGAAGAATGTTTATTATTGCAGCAGCAGCAAACATGATATGGTTGGTCACAATTCTGTACAAAGGCGAAACAAACAACAAGTCAACGTACATGGTAATCTACATGTAGAAGTAGCCACTATCAATATATTGATTAATTGCTTTCAAACAGATTTTGATGCTAAAAACATCAAGCAACTGCCTAATATGATACAAAATAAACGTAGCATTTGAAGAACCAAGCAAAGGGCTCTCCAACAATACAGAATTTAAGCAAAAACTACACCCTGACTCACTCCGTGAATTCATCCGGGGATTCAATCCGCAGATTCACTATAAATTCAGACAGATACTGTCCATAAATTAATAAAGGCACAAAAGTGAAATTGCCAAAACCAAAATTGATCCATATATTTCAGAGATTTTggttaaacatttttttaatgctACAATTTCTGAATAAATGAAGAACAGATATCCAGCAATAAACTGGAAAAAAAATCTGGACAATATTCACAACATATACTTGTAGGGGTAAGATTTGAATGATCAATCTATCGGTATGATATTTGATGGAATGCTTAATTTTGCTCTTTTGGAAGATCAGGTTGGGCTTGAACATAACTATCGAGTTTGCGTTCCAGGagaacattttgataataaaggTATGTAATTGTAATTGGTTTAAAGTCCATCTGGCTTCCTCGAGAGAGAGTGATGTCAGTACTTCTTAGGATGTACTGCCTTTGATCATGCATAAACATGCCAGTTCTCTGAATGTCACTCATttaaggaagccaaatggactataaggCAAAAGAAAAAAgatagtttgcttgtcctccacaacttttccAGAATTGGGTCAgccggtcaggatttttttttcttttaaaggtcatagccaaaacatgactgtatgccttaaatataataaatagcccaaatagttgtgaattgggatatttctacCACTTcatttgtgtttttaaaacagtttagaagtgtagaaactgtaaaaaacaacttttcaggatgtcaaaaatgttgtaagaaaaaaaaactttttctggaatttccaaaattagggtcggtattcatttgtagagtaaaacaaaaaaaacttttttccagattttccagattagtgTTGGccagtggaggacaagcaaacaatctttttattTTTGGCCTAATGATTGAAAACAACACAGAACTTTATATATTCAAGTTGCAGAATATTATACATAATTTGACGTAAATTTCAAGAAATCTAAACAAAGCAATCTCACACCTTTAATATTCACACAGTATCCGCACACTTTTTGCACACTTGTCATCCATAAATATTTAGTTTGATTTTTTCAACAATAAGCAGTAAGCTACCTACATGGATCCATGGTATCAAACAAAATCACCTCAAAATGCACAATTTGACAACTAGAAAAGAAAAGATCTGCTTTGTTACAAGATACAAAACATTAAGACAAAACAGTCTTGCACCAGGCAAGAACAAGattgtttttgattttcaattttttcagaaaCATAAATTGGTATGAAGATTGACGAAGAGGATTTTAATGACCTCTTGTGACAACACAGCAAACGTTGTAAGGACCAGCCTTGTATTCTATATAAAGAAAATGCAATACAATAATAAACTCACTAGGTTTTTGGTTGGTTTTTATAGTTTTTGGCTGCAGGGAAACAGACAAATCATGATTATAATTAAAAGGTATTCGCTAATTGCCAGGTCGTCAAGTTTCGACCAATCAAAGATCTGCTTGTTTGCATTGTGATTTAACTGACTTAATAAAGCAGATTTTTATCAAATATGAAGCCTTGTAATCCAAGCAATAAAAAACAATCTACATGTAGGCAGAttttttgttttgacatttttctTCCCAAGTAATGAAaagaaatttattttcattttacacaAAAAAGAAATTGTCATGCCTTTGTGTGATATGATATCGACTGCAACattgtattggtacatgagaaaCACTGTCATGTCAGTTTTTCCATTTGTACATTGTGGATGTACATAAAGTCatacaaaattaatgttttggttcttgtccctACCCTATCATTTTCTGAATTTGGtccatattttttttctttttcaaatataACTTTTGATTTTAAAGCTCCAGAAATTCATTATTGGTGATGAAAAAGTCAATTAAACAATGTGATTCTGTTAAGAGAAGTTTTTAAAGTTGTCTACCCCTCAGATGCTTCAAATGAATAATGCATCATTTCCCAAAAATGAAGTTTGGTCTATGGGTGAAACAAGATTACAACAGCTAGCAATATCAATAAATTACTTTGCATTGCAAACAAAACTAAATAATCCTGCTGTTATCAATTCCTCTGGAGGAGAACCAAATAATCAATTTTATGCGGACTAAATTGATTTATGTTTTGACTTTTTCATGAGATACAGACAGATTTGTATATGTAAACATGATTTATATTTTTTCCTTATTAGCAATCAATCTACATTGATAATGTGGATACCACaatttacatgattatattaTTTCATAgacaaaaaatccaaaaaaatatACAGACCATTCACCAATAAACAAAGACCTGTGCTTTGAATGCAATGAGAATTTTATATTTATGAGGGCATATGACATGTGTCCAACCACAGATCCTGGGTCCTGGTCCAACAAACCACACACATATTCAAGGTGTCTTTAGGCCTACAGCTCTATGGTGCTCAAGTTTACGCGATCAAGACTGTGCTTCTGAAAAATATGTAGTGGctgcgccaggattttttttttttgtgagggGGCCAttgggggaaagtgaatttcaatcgtgggggggcaaaatcaaccaattttgctcaaatttgctttgctgcaaaaagtggaaattttcgtaattttgggttgaAACTGGGGGAAATATACCCCCCTGGTGCCACAACTGAAAATGTGTGGCAACAGGCGCTGTATGGGTGTAGCATTTTTGTACACGCCCTTCATGGAACAATTGGCTGTCATTAACAaatgatgctggactttgcctATTAGTGAATGTCTCTGTATTATATGAAGTCTATGATTGTTATAGTTTCATTTTTGGGAAATTGATTTTACATAATTCACAATGATAATTTCAACCACGCTCTATATTGCAGTTTCTCTATTTCTCTCCatgataaaatataatattttctctccaatctacaacaatgattttaaGTATCCATAATAATCttcacaaaatatatatatatttgcataAATTTGAATTTCGCAGTGTCATGATTTCTCCATCTGATAATCATCATCATGCTAACAGATTGTTTTCCCATGGCATCCCTGCTGCTGGCATACTTGTAAAATCAAACGAATCATCAATTCCAAAAGAGTCTGTCAGACCACCACGACTCTTTTCAGCCCACGGGTGAGCCTGTTGGTCATGTAAAGAGTGTGCAGGAGACGGAGGGAAATCAAAATGTCCGAAAAGATTTTCAAAGTCTTCTTCATAATCTACATCAGGTAGTTCTAAATCTTTGAGCTGTTCTTCAAACCATATAGGTCTTGGTATTTGTGTACCATTAATGCTCAAGTCCAAGTCTATTCTCTCGGGACATAACGAACCGTCTACATCATTGACCTCAGAGTGCGGAGGACTGATGGCCAGAAGAGGAGACTCCGGTCTAGTTTCACCATCAGATTCATTCAGAATGTCCTCGGTTTTGATTTTCATTCCTTCTACTTCAATTTCAGAGTTGAAGATGGTGTTCCAAGTGTAATCATCCTTCAGGATTTGACTTGGCAGAGTACTGTCTTCCAGGAGAGGATCCTGTTTGCCGTTCAGCTGCAGATGCCGCCGCTTCTTGCCATCCAAGCCATACTCTGGCATGGAATGTTTTCTAGGGGTGGATTGTTTTCGACAATGAGGTGttaataaactgttattattagCATCCTCAAAGACATCATCATAGCCATCGTCAAGAGGCTCTAACTTGATTCTCTTTGGAAAGAAGTCCATAAGAGGCGCTGTGTTGCGCCTCTTCTTGAAAATGCCATTCTCCAAGAGGTCGGCATGGGTTGGGTCTATTCTCCAGAAGCCACCTTTGCCGGGCTCGTCCTTCTTCCTAGGAACCTTCTGGAAGCACTTGTTCAATGACAGGTTGTGTCTGATAGAATTCTGCAGAAAAGACAAAATAAAAGGGACATCCATTTTTAACTTGGAAATATGGAAATATTCTTAGCACCACAGATGTGGTAGTGAACtatcaaaaagaaattgaaaactttgaaaaaaattatgtctATTTGCATTAATTCACAAATTAACAACATTTGTGATAcaagatctggtccatggaggccaaaggaggcatttttgaaaatagaattactttatttatttacaccTTATTAGGCTATCATAATACTGAA carries:
- the LOC140146753 gene encoding forkhead box protein J1-B-like, with product MAGATCVHRKPVRNPVLTTKDAALRFKQNWLARNPPEILSDSSNGSSDSSNLDDSLTSLNWLQNLRIMRIQQPTPPSSPTPLSPMNRNSTQTLTIQNKSRPNATPTTCEEAKALVRTSSVHHVQPTYSSIEQVDYKNNQYVKPPYSYATLIWMAMKDSKRNKITLSAIYKWITENFKYYQVADPSWQNSIRHNLSLNKCFQKVPRKKDEPGKGGFWRIDPTHADLLENGIFKKRRNTAPLMDFFPKRIKLEPLDDGYDDVFEDANNNSLLTPHCRKQSTPRKHSMPEYGLDGKKRRHLQLNGKQDPLLEDSTLPSQILKDDYTWNTIFNSEIEVEGMKIKTEDILNESDGETRPESPLLAISPPHSEVNDVDGSLCPERIDLDLSINGTQIPRPIWFEEQLKDLELPDVDYEEDFENLFGHFDFPPSPAHSLHDQQAHPWAEKSRGGLTDSFGIDDSFDFTSMPAAGMPWENNLLA